Proteins from a genomic interval of Sander vitreus isolate 19-12246 chromosome 6, sanVit1, whole genome shotgun sequence:
- the aplp1 gene encoding amyloid beta precursor like protein 2 isoform X1, translated as MGQTAILIAVLSYCVLENVEALAMTEVNGPGLQVAEPQIAMFCGRQLLHMNLQTGQWEPDPQGRPGCFKEPGEILSYCQEMYPALPISHIEESKRPVTIPAWCKKGWGHCQTHPFIVLPYRCLEGEYVSEALLVPDRCRFLHQEQMDACESYVYWHNIAKEECTADNLELHSYGMLLPCGDHFRGVEYVCCPGRGSSGGKGETEEREVPAGPQTLTSQTSEKLNSVTKVTAPTPSPSPDTDVDEADMEEEDDEVVEEEGEEEEEEEEEEEVDEEEVEEEEEEAIPVKDPEEYEYPIDSGPYQTSDYLDSFYYKKGHKPTTSAPLMKGDILTTPRPTDGVDVYFEKPVDDTEHANFLRAKTDLEERRMKRINEIMKEWAEADNQSKNLPKSERQALNEHFQSVLQTLEEQVAGERQRLVETHLARVEAILNNNRRLALENYLTAVQSDPPQPERVLQALKRYMNAEQKDRRHTLRHYQHIVAVDPQKAEQMKFQVYTHLHVIEERMNQSLALLYKDPTLAEELHNDIQELVKAERGDISELMTTSFSETRTTEELLPAESEEEKDDEEEEERAFQNRPYLPRIELQSNKKVSAVDEYDYTTSERGPTYEYEEKINTSVELKQVVNKPPEIERDELQPDALETFNRGAIVGLLVVAVAIAMVMVISLLLVRRKPYGTISHGIVEQVDPMLTPEERQLNKMQNHGYENPTYKFFEQMN; from the exons GCTCTGGCAATGACCGAGGTGAACGGGCCAGGCCTCCAGGTGGCAGAGCCGCAGATTGCCATGTTTTGTGGCCGTCAGCTCCTGCACATGAACCTACAGACTGGCCAGTGGGAGCCGGATCCTCAGGGCCGTCCGGGCTGCTTCAAAGAGCCTGGTGAAATCCTGTCCTACTGTCAAGAG ATGTACCCAGCACTTCCGATCTCCCATATAGAGGAGTCAAAAAGACCTGTCACCATCCCCGCCTGGTGTAAGAAAGGTTGGGGCCACTGCCAGACACACCCCTTCATAGTCCTGCCCTACCGCTGTCTAG AGGGCGAGTATGTGAGCGAGGCCCTGCTGGTGCCTGACCGATGCCGTTTCCTCCACCAGGAGCAGATGGATGCTTGCGAGAGTTACGTGTACTGGCACAACATTGCTAAGGAG GAATGCACTGCAGACAATCTGGAGCTCCACAGCTACGGGATGCTGTTGCCGTGTGGAGACCATTTCCGCGGGGTCGAGTATGTGTGCTGCCCAGGCCGAGGCAGTTCAGGCGGTAAAGGAGAGACGGAGGAAAGAGAAGTCCCTGCTGGTCCGCAGACTCTCACATCCCAGACCAGTGAAAAACTCAACTCTGT CACCAAAGTGACAGCCCCCACTCCGAGCCCCTCTCCTGACACAGATGTGGACGAGGCCGAtatggaagaggaggatgatgaagtggtggaagaggagggggaggaggaagaggaagaggaggaggaggaggaagttgatgaggaggaggtagaagaagaggaagaggaggccatTCCTGTTAAAGATCCAGAGGAGTATGAATACCCCATTGACTCAGGCCCCTACCAGACATCAGACTATCTGGACTCTTTCTACTACAAGAAAGGCCATAAACCCACCACCTCTGCACCTCTGATGAAAGGAGACATCT TGACTACACCTCGGCCCACAGATGGCGTTGATGTTTATTTCGAGAAGCCAGTGGATGACACTGAGCATGCCAACTTCCTGCGTGCCAAAACAGACCTGGAAGAGCGTAGAATGAAGCGCATCAATGAG ATCATGAAGGAATGGGCAGAGGCAGACAACCAGTCAAAGAATCTGCCAAAGTCAGAGCGACAGGCCCTGAATGAG CACTTCCAGTCTGTGCTGCAAACGCTGGAGGAACAGGTcgctggagagagacagaggctgGTGGAGACTCATCTTGCCAGAGTGGAGGCCATACTTAACAACAACCGCCGCCTGGCCCTGGAGAACTACCTCACTGCCGTACAGTCTGATCCCCCTCAG CCAGAGCGTGTACTGCAGGCTCTGAAGCGATACATGAACGCAGAGCAGAAGGACCGCAGACACACACTCCGGCATTACCAGCATATTGTGGCTGTCGACCCCCAGAAGGCTGAGCAAATGAAattccag GTGTACACACATCTCCATGTAATTGAAGAGAGGATGAACCAGAGTCTTGCACTGCTGTACAAGGACCCTACCTTGGCTGAGGAGCTGCACAATGATATCC AGGAGCTGGTCAAGGCAGAAAGAGGAGATATCAGTGAGCTCATGACCACCTCCTTCTCCGAGACCCGCACGACTGAGGAGCTTCTGCCGGCTGAGAGCGAGGAGGAAaaggatgatgaagaggaagaggagagagccTTCCAAAACAGGCCTTATCTTCCGCGCATTG AACTGCAGTCTAATAAGAAAG TGTCTGCAGTCGATGAATATGACTATACCACATCTGAGAGAGGCCCTACTTATGAATATGAGGAAAAG ATCAACACCTCTGTGGAGCTCAAGCAGGTAGTCAACAAGCCTCCTGAGATCGAGAGAGACGAACTG CAACCCGATGCCTTGGAGACGTTTAACCGTGGTGCCATTGTGGGGTTGCTCGTGGTGGCCGTGGCGATTGCCATGGTGATGGTAATCAGCTTGCTGCTGGTGCGCAGAAAGCCATACGGCACTATCAGTCATGGCATCGTAGAG
- the aplp1 gene encoding amyloid beta precursor like protein 2 isoform X2: MGQTAILIAVLSYCVLENVEALAMTEVNGPGLQVAEPQIAMFCGRQLLHMNLQTGQWEPDPQGRPGCFKEPGEILSYCQEMYPALPISHIEESKRPVTIPAWCKKGWGHCQTHPFIVLPYRCLEGEYVSEALLVPDRCRFLHQEQMDACESYVYWHNIAKEECTADNLELHSYGMLLPCGDHFRGVEYVCCPGRGSSGGKGETEEREVPAGPQTLTSQTSEKLNSVTKVTAPTPSPSPDTDVDEADMEEEDDEVVEEEGEEEEEEEEEEEVDEEEVEEEEEEAIPVKDPEEYEYPIDSGPYQTSDYLDSFYYKKGHKPTTSAPLMKGDILTTPRPTDGVDVYFEKPVDDTEHANFLRAKTDLEERRMKRINEIMKEWAEADNQSKNLPKSERQALNEHFQSVLQTLEEQVAGERQRLVETHLARVEAILNNNRRLALENYLTAVQSDPPQPERVLQALKRYMNAEQKDRRHTLRHYQHIVAVDPQKAEQMKFQVYTHLHVIEERMNQSLALLYKDPTLAEELHNDIQELVKAERGDISELMTTSFSETRTTEELLPAESEEEKDDEEEEERAFQNRPYLPRIELQSNKKVSAVDEYDYTTSERGPTYEYEEKINTSVELKQVVNKPPEIERDELQPDALETFNRGAIVGLLVVAVAIAMVMVISLLLVRRKPYGTISHGIVEVDPMLTPEERQLNKMQNHGYENPTYKFFEQMN; the protein is encoded by the exons GCTCTGGCAATGACCGAGGTGAACGGGCCAGGCCTCCAGGTGGCAGAGCCGCAGATTGCCATGTTTTGTGGCCGTCAGCTCCTGCACATGAACCTACAGACTGGCCAGTGGGAGCCGGATCCTCAGGGCCGTCCGGGCTGCTTCAAAGAGCCTGGTGAAATCCTGTCCTACTGTCAAGAG ATGTACCCAGCACTTCCGATCTCCCATATAGAGGAGTCAAAAAGACCTGTCACCATCCCCGCCTGGTGTAAGAAAGGTTGGGGCCACTGCCAGACACACCCCTTCATAGTCCTGCCCTACCGCTGTCTAG AGGGCGAGTATGTGAGCGAGGCCCTGCTGGTGCCTGACCGATGCCGTTTCCTCCACCAGGAGCAGATGGATGCTTGCGAGAGTTACGTGTACTGGCACAACATTGCTAAGGAG GAATGCACTGCAGACAATCTGGAGCTCCACAGCTACGGGATGCTGTTGCCGTGTGGAGACCATTTCCGCGGGGTCGAGTATGTGTGCTGCCCAGGCCGAGGCAGTTCAGGCGGTAAAGGAGAGACGGAGGAAAGAGAAGTCCCTGCTGGTCCGCAGACTCTCACATCCCAGACCAGTGAAAAACTCAACTCTGT CACCAAAGTGACAGCCCCCACTCCGAGCCCCTCTCCTGACACAGATGTGGACGAGGCCGAtatggaagaggaggatgatgaagtggtggaagaggagggggaggaggaagaggaagaggaggaggaggaggaagttgatgaggaggaggtagaagaagaggaagaggaggccatTCCTGTTAAAGATCCAGAGGAGTATGAATACCCCATTGACTCAGGCCCCTACCAGACATCAGACTATCTGGACTCTTTCTACTACAAGAAAGGCCATAAACCCACCACCTCTGCACCTCTGATGAAAGGAGACATCT TGACTACACCTCGGCCCACAGATGGCGTTGATGTTTATTTCGAGAAGCCAGTGGATGACACTGAGCATGCCAACTTCCTGCGTGCCAAAACAGACCTGGAAGAGCGTAGAATGAAGCGCATCAATGAG ATCATGAAGGAATGGGCAGAGGCAGACAACCAGTCAAAGAATCTGCCAAAGTCAGAGCGACAGGCCCTGAATGAG CACTTCCAGTCTGTGCTGCAAACGCTGGAGGAACAGGTcgctggagagagacagaggctgGTGGAGACTCATCTTGCCAGAGTGGAGGCCATACTTAACAACAACCGCCGCCTGGCCCTGGAGAACTACCTCACTGCCGTACAGTCTGATCCCCCTCAG CCAGAGCGTGTACTGCAGGCTCTGAAGCGATACATGAACGCAGAGCAGAAGGACCGCAGACACACACTCCGGCATTACCAGCATATTGTGGCTGTCGACCCCCAGAAGGCTGAGCAAATGAAattccag GTGTACACACATCTCCATGTAATTGAAGAGAGGATGAACCAGAGTCTTGCACTGCTGTACAAGGACCCTACCTTGGCTGAGGAGCTGCACAATGATATCC AGGAGCTGGTCAAGGCAGAAAGAGGAGATATCAGTGAGCTCATGACCACCTCCTTCTCCGAGACCCGCACGACTGAGGAGCTTCTGCCGGCTGAGAGCGAGGAGGAAaaggatgatgaagaggaagaggagagagccTTCCAAAACAGGCCTTATCTTCCGCGCATTG AACTGCAGTCTAATAAGAAAG TGTCTGCAGTCGATGAATATGACTATACCACATCTGAGAGAGGCCCTACTTATGAATATGAGGAAAAG ATCAACACCTCTGTGGAGCTCAAGCAGGTAGTCAACAAGCCTCCTGAGATCGAGAGAGACGAACTG CAACCCGATGCCTTGGAGACGTTTAACCGTGGTGCCATTGTGGGGTTGCTCGTGGTGGCCGTGGCGATTGCCATGGTGATGGTAATCAGCTTGCTGCTGGTGCGCAGAAAGCCATACGGCACTATCAGTCATGGCATCGTAGAG